AGAACACCCGAAAGATATCGGCCCAGGGCCGCGGCAGGCACGCCGTCCTGCGACAGCTCCACCAGCGCCTTGCTCAAGCCGTCCGCGGTCTCGACCTGACGGCCCGTGTAGAAGGCGAGGAAGACGGCGCGCTTGCGCAGTTCATCCGCATCCGGTGGCGTGCTTCCCGCCCTCGCCATCCTCTCAAGAATGAGATCGCAGACTTCCGCCACCGTTTCGTTCTTGGTCGAGGCGGCGACATAGAGCATGCCGGCGGCGCGGCGGGCATCGAGCGTGGCATCCACGCTGTAGCTGAGGCCGCGGTTCAAGCGAACTTCGGTGACGATCACTTTGTTGAGCAGAAGATTTCCGATCGTCAGCGGAGCGTAATCATCGCCGCCCCGCGGGATGGCGCGCATCGCAGCCGTCACCATGGCCTGGCCCGCGCCCGGCATGTCCAGCACCACGATACGGTGCCCGGCCGCGCCGGCCGCCCCAGAGACCGGCGGCAGCGGCGCGTCCGGCCGCGCCCATCCGCCGAAGAGGCGCTCGGCAAGGGCGAAGCCCTGCTCCGCGCTCAGCGATCCGGTGATGACGAGCGTCGCATTGTCGGGGCGCCAGAGCGTGCGATATTCGCCAAGAACGTCGTCGCGCGTGATCGCCTGCAATGTCGCTTCGGTGGCGAGCTGGCCGTAGGGGGACGCGCCAAATTCCAGCGCCGGAACGAACTGAAGCGCCGCCTCGCGCGGCTGGCCCATCGTCTCGCGCCATCGTGCGATCTGCTGGCCTTGTTCGCGTGCGAATTCGGACGGCGCGAAAGCGGGATGCAGGACCGTATCGGCCAGCATCGCACCGGCCGCATCGATATTCGCCGCCGGCGCGGACAGCACCAGCGCGGCGCCGTCCGGCGCGACGCTGGCATCGAGCTTGCCGCCCAGCGCCTCGACGCGCCGGTCGATATCGGAAGCGCTTCGCGTCTCGCTCCCACGCAAGAGCAGACTTGCCGTGATCTGCGCGAGCCCGACCTTGGCGCTGGGATCGGCGGCGGTTCCGCCTTGCACGCTGAGCGCGAGCTGGACGATCGGAACCTCCGTCGATCTCGCCACCTCCACGCGCAGGCCGTTCGGCAATGTACGCATGGAAACTTCGGGTGGCGTGGGTGCCTTGGGCGGTTCGGGCGTCGGCGGCTTGGCACGGCGATCGGCTGGAAGCAGCGCAACCGGCGCGATTTTCGCGGGCGGGATCGTCGTTCCGATATCGTCCGTCGACGGCATCGGCGTTTCCGGCGCACCCGTGGCGCGCGCGGCTTCGTCCAGGTAGTGGATGTCGACCACGCCATTGGCCGACAGATATTTCCGCGCCACGCGCTGGACGTCCGCGGACGTGACGGCCTGGATCTGCTTGAGCGATCTGTCGGCCCAGCCCGGATCGCCGGCGAGCGCGAGGCCCTGCCCCAGAAGCAGCGCGCGGCCGGAGGTGGTTTCGCGCATCGCCAGGGAATCGGCCAGAAGCTCGTTCTTCGCCGTGGTCAGCTCGGCATCGCCAATGAGCGTGTTGCGCAAATCGTCCATGACGGCGGAAAGCGCAGCATCGCCCTCGGCGACGGTCTTTCCCGGCGCGAGTATGACGGTCGGCGCGAACACGCCACCGTCCTTGGCGAGCAGGTTGGAGACATAGACGCGCGTCGCGACCTGCTTTTGCCCCACCAGCACGTCGTAGAGCCGCGACGACTTGCCGTGACCCAGGATCGCTTCGATGAGGAGCATGACCGCGGTGTCGGGATCGGCCACCTTGGGCGCGACCCAGGCGTGAACGACCGCGGGCGACGGCACATTCGGGGCGTAGGTCGTCACCTGAAGCGGGACGGTGCGGGGGGCATGCGTTATCGCGGTCCGCGGGATCGGCGCTTGCGGATGGGCAATGTGCCCCAGATATTTGTCGGCCCAGGCGTCGAGCTCCTTGGGATTGAAATTGCCCGACACCACGACGGTGGCATTGTCCGGCCGGTAATAGGTTTCGTGAAAGGCGCGCGCGTCATCCACCGTCGCCGCATCGAGGTTTTCGAACGTGCCGCCGAACGGCCGCTTGTAGAGCTCGGTGGTGTAGGTGAATTTCGGCATCAGGATATAGAGGATGCGGCCATAGGGCGGCGCAAAGATGCGCTGGCGCAGCTCTTCCTCGACGATATGGCGTTCGGCATTGAAGGCGGCGTCGTCGACGACGAGGTTCGCCATCCGCTCGCCTTCGTACCACAGCAACGTCTTGAGGAATCCCGCCGGCGCGGTCGACGAATAGACGGTGAAGTCGAAAAGGGTCGAACCGTTGTGTTCGCCGCCGCCGCCGGTGGTGAGGTCGCGGGCCTGTTCCGACGCCAGGTTCTTGGTGTCGCGGAACATCATGTGCTCGAACAGATGCGCAAAGCCCGCGCGCCCTTTCGGATCGTCCTTCGCACCGACGCCGTACCAGACATGTACCGTCGCGCTGGAGCTTGTCGGATCGGGCAAGGCATAGAGCTTCAACCCGTCGGCCAGCGTGCGCTCCGTATAGCGCAGCGGCGGAACGACGATGGCCGGCGCGGGCGCCGCGGCCGCCCCTGCCAAAAGAAGTACGGAAACGACGACCACCAAACCGTGGACAGCATTTTTCATGACCCAGTCCTCCTGTCCATGAACGAGGAACGAAAACCGGATTGCCGCCATTCATCGCCGACAATAAATCGCGACATGTCGCCGGTCCGTAAGCCGCGAATGGCGGATTACGCAGTGGCCGCGCGTCGTTCTTCCGGCCAGGTCCGGAGGGGACCGGCGGCAGAGGGAAGGCATCCATGACAAATCTGAAAACGATCCGGCTGGCGCGCGCGGGCTTGCGGCTTGCGGCCATCGCGCTCACCATCTGGACCTATGGGACGGCGGCGGCTTCGGCGGCCGAGGCGCGCTTCACGGTGAGCTTCGACGCCTCGTTTCGCAGCGAGCCCCTGACCGGCCGGCTTCTCGTCGTGGTGACCGACAAGGCGGGGGCCGAGCCGCGCCAACAGATCGGCATGTATGGCGCGCCTATCTTCGGCATCGATCTCAATGGTCTGAGGCCGGGCGAGAGCGCATCGCTTGGCGCCGCGGCCGTCGGCTATCCCGTGGCCAGCACCGCCAAATTGCCGGCCGGCGACTACTACGTCCAGGCGATCGTCGAGCCCTACCGGCAGGTGCACCGCGCCGACGGGCACACGATATGGGCGGTTTCGCATCCGGGCCAGGGCGTTCCCTTCGCCTTCCCCGGAAATCTCTATAGCGCACCGGTGAAGGTTCACCTGGATCCCGCCGCCGGCTTCGACGTGCGCCTGAAGCTGAACCAGATCATCCCGGAGAGCCGACAGCCGGATACGGCCTGGATCAAGCGCGTGCGCGTCAAGAGCGAGATCCTCAGCCGCTTCTGGGGCATGCCGATCTATCTGGGCGCCAATGTCCTGTTGCCGAAAGGCTATGCCGAGCATCCGGACGCGCATTACCCGATCGTCTATCTGCAGAGCTTCAGCGCCGATCCGTTCTTCATCAGCGACAAGCCGGGGCCTAGTCCGGAAGATGCCGCCTTACGCGACGCCAATCTGCAGACCGGATATGAGTTCTTTCAATCTTGGACCTGGGACAAATTCCCACGGATCCTCGCGGCGACCGTCGAGCAGCCCTGCCCCTATTTCGTGGAAGCCTATTCCGTGGACTCGGCCAATTGCGGCCCTTATGGCGAGGCGCTGACGAAGGAGCTGTTCCCCTATCTCGAGAAGAAATTCCGCGCGATCGGAAAGCCCTATGCCCGCTTCGTGGAGGGCGCCTCGACCGGCGGCTGGGAATCGCTGGCGCTCCAGCTCAAATACCCCGACTATTTCGGCGGGACCTGGACCTTCAATCCCGATCCGATCTCCTTTCGCCACTATCAGCTGATCGACATCTACAAGGACGACAACGCGTTCGAAGTCCCGCTCTCGTCCTGGATGCATGCGGAGCGGTCCATGAAGCGTACGGTGGAAGGCCAGGTTCTTCTGACCATTCGCCAGCTTTCGGCGCTGGAAGCGGCGCTGGGCGACAAGGGCCGCTCCGGCTTCCAGCTCGAATGCTGGGAAGCGATCTACGGGCCAGTGGGCGAGGACGGCTATCCCAAGCCGCTTTGGGACAAGGCGACCGGACGGATCGACCATTCGGTCGCCGCCTATATGCGCGACCACGGCTACGACCTGACCGACTACACCGAACGCAACTGGGCGACGCTGGGTCCCAAGCTGCGGGGCAAGCTCAACATCATCTCTGGCGACATGGATTGGTTCTACCTGAACAATGCCGTCTACGATTTCCAGGCCATGATCGAGAAGATGGGCGGGCCCGATTACCCGGCGCGCTTCGTCTTCGGCCGCCCGAAGAAAGGGCACAACTGGCATCACAAGGACTGGGCCGGCGTCGTACAGGAGATGGCGGCACAGGCGTTGGGCAACGCGCCGGCGGGCGAGAACACGGCGCAGTGGCATTATTGACGGCGGGATGGCGGCTTGGATCGGCGGCGCGTGCCGAACCAAGCCGCCGTCCTGACTGCAAGCAGCCGATACCAAAATCAGGCACCAGACGGGCCTTAAAGCCGGTTTTTTCAAGTTGATGCAACCCCAACTCGGTGTCATGGCCCGCGAAAGCGGGCCACCCAGTTGGGCTCTGTACGAATTCGGCAAGATGAATGGCTGTTTTCTTTCCGAAGCAGGTGCAGGCGTCACCTGGGTGGCCCGCTTTCGCGAGCCATGACACGGTTTCGATAACCCCATCTGATCACAACCGACCCTAAGCGCCCCAGACCTCACCATAGACGCGCGCGAAATTCGCGCCGAGGATCTTCTCGATGCGCGCGGCGGGCCAGCCGCGCCGGGCCAGATCGTCCGCCAGGTGCAGATAGCGCAGGGGATCGTTGTATTCCGGTATGATCTCGATCGAATCCGGCCCTTCGCCGGGGGCGGCGACGTTCTGCTTGCTGCGCGTCTCGAACGACCGCCGCTTGGCGTCCCTGTAGGCCTGGTCGATCACGGTGGTGGAGATCGCGTTGTCGGAGCCGATGCCGACATGATCCTCGCCGCAGACCTTCACCGCATGTTCCAGATGGCGGATCAGATCCTCCTTGTGCGCCACCCCTTTGAGCACGAGGAACGGCATGAGATAGATACCGACCACGCCGCCCTTGTCGGCCAGAGCGCGCAATTCGCGGTCGTAGACATTGCGGGGGAGATCGATCAGGTCGCGGCAGCCCGTATGGCTGATGACCGGCGGCCGTTTCGCCCGCGCGATCGCCTCGGCGATGGTGTTCTGGCCGCCATGGCTCAAATCCATGACGATGCGCTGGCGCTCGAGCTCTTCCACGAGCTGGCGCCCAAACAGGCTGAGTCCGGAATTCGCCGGCTCGTTGGAGCCGTCGCCCGCAGCATTGCGGATGTTGTAGGTGAGCTGGATCTGCCGCAGGCCCAACAGCCCCAGGGTTTCGACCCGGCCGAGATCGTTCTCGAGAAGCTCCGTATCCTGCAAATTGTATATGAGGCCCAGTCGGCCGGTCTTCTTGGCCAGCTTCAAATCCGCCGCCGTGCGCACGCGCAGCAGCGCTTGCGGCGCGGCGGCGCATTTCTCGTCCAGCACGGCGATCAGGCGGATCGCCTTCGCCATGCGGTCGCCGCTAAGGCCGACGCTCAAGGTCAAGCTGACGGCCGTGACGCCGCTCGCCTTGATGTCGTCAAGCATTCGCGGCGAAGGCGGCGCCTCCAGCGGCAATGTCCGGTCGGGGTCCACGATGTCGCCCATAGCATCGATGACGACGGCGTTGCGGTAGCGTTCCGCGCCGAAGCCGGTCCCGGCCGTCGCGCGCGCGGCGGTGGCCAGAGCCGTGGCGCTTGCGGCCGCGATGAATTCCCTACGATCGAATTTCAGCATGGTTTCAGCCACCTATGAAAATGTCAGGAGCGTGCGGACGCGATCCAGGCATCGATGTTGCCCTCGAGCATCGGAAGCGGGAGCGGCCCCTCGCGCAGAACCGCGTCGTGAAACGTGCGCAGGTCGAACTTCGCACCGAGCGCCGCCTTCGCCTTGGTGCGCAGTGCAAGGATTTTCATCATGCCGACGTAATAGGCCGTCGCCACCCCCGGATCGACGATGTAGCGATCGATCTCACGCAGGTTGTCGTAATGCGTGCCTGGAATGTTATCGTCGAAATATTTCGTGGCCTGCTCGCGCGTCCACTTCATCGCATGGATGCCCGTATCGACGACAAGCCGGCCCGCCCGCATGGCCGCCAGCGACAAGCGGCCGAACTCCTGATACGGGTCCTTGTAGAGGCCGAGCTCCTTGGCCAGCCCTTCGGAGTAAAGAGCCCATCCCTCGCTATAGGCCGCGATGCTCGCGAATCTGCGGAATTTCGGCAGGCCGGTCCTCTCATAGGCCAGCATGGTTTCGATGTGGTGACCCGGCACGGCCTCATGGAAAAGCTCTGCTGCCAACTGGTATTTCGGCGCGGCGCGCATGTCGTACAGATTGATATAGAAAATGCCGGGCCGCGACGCATCGGGCGGCGCGTGATGATAGAACGCCTTCGGCGACGATTTTGCGCGCCAAGCCTCCACCGCCTGCACCACGATGGGAGATTTCGGCTTGTGCAACAGGAATTCGTCCTCGCGGGCCACCACTTCGGCCAACAGGGCCGTCGCGTCGCTCAGGAATTGGGCGCGGCCGGCATCATCGTTCGGGTAGAAGAGCGCCGGATCGCTGCGGATGAATTCGAAGAAGTCGCGCAGCGAACCGGTGTGGCCCAGATCCTTCATCACTCCGCGCATTTCGCCGTGAATGCGCTCCATCTCCCGCAGTCCCAAGGCGTGCAGCGCCGCGGCAGTCTCCGGCAGCGTGGTGGCCTCCTCCAGCTTGTAGCGGTAATAGGCTT
The nucleotide sequence above comes from Rhizomicrobium sp.. Encoded proteins:
- a CDS encoding pitrilysin family protein produces the protein MKNAVHGLVVVVSVLLLAGAAAAPAPAIVVPPLRYTERTLADGLKLYALPDPTSSSATVHVWYGVGAKDDPKGRAGFAHLFEHMMFRDTKNLASEQARDLTTGGGGEHNGSTLFDFTVYSSTAPAGFLKTLLWYEGERMANLVVDDAAFNAERHIVEEELRQRIFAPPYGRILYILMPKFTYTTELYKRPFGGTFENLDAATVDDARAFHETYYRPDNATVVVSGNFNPKELDAWADKYLGHIAHPQAPIPRTAITHAPRTVPLQVTTYAPNVPSPAVVHAWVAPKVADPDTAVMLLIEAILGHGKSSRLYDVLVGQKQVATRVYVSNLLAKDGGVFAPTVILAPGKTVAEGDAALSAVMDDLRNTLIGDAELTTAKNELLADSLAMRETTSGRALLLGQGLALAGDPGWADRSLKQIQAVTSADVQRVARKYLSANGVVDIHYLDEAARATGAPETPMPSTDDIGTTIPPAKIAPVALLPADRRAKPPTPEPPKAPTPPEVSMRTLPNGLRVEVARSTEVPIVQLALSVQGGTAADPSAKVGLAQITASLLLRGSETRSASDIDRRVEALGGKLDASVAPDGAALVLSAPAANIDAAGAMLADTVLHPAFAPSEFAREQGQQIARWRETMGQPREAALQFVPALEFGASPYGQLATEATLQAITRDDVLGEYRTLWRPDNATLVITGSLSAEQGFALAERLFGGWARPDAPLPPVSGAAGAAGHRIVVLDMPGAGQAMVTAAMRAIPRGGDDYAPLTIGNLLLNKVIVTEVRLNRGLSYSVDATLDARRAAGMLYVAASTKNETVAEVCDLILERMARAGSTPPDADELRKRAVFLAFYTGRQVETADGLSKALVELSQDGVPAAALGRYLSGVLAATPEQVQAAERSRLGTGAISVLIVGDATKFIGALRQKHPAVEVIPLKDLDPGKLRSPGKGG
- a CDS encoding alpha/beta hydrolase-fold protein, giving the protein MTNLKTIRLARAGLRLAAIALTIWTYGTAAASAAEARFTVSFDASFRSEPLTGRLLVVVTDKAGAEPRQQIGMYGAPIFGIDLNGLRPGESASLGAAAVGYPVASTAKLPAGDYYVQAIVEPYRQVHRADGHTIWAVSHPGQGVPFAFPGNLYSAPVKVHLDPAAGFDVRLKLNQIIPESRQPDTAWIKRVRVKSEILSRFWGMPIYLGANVLLPKGYAEHPDAHYPIVYLQSFSADPFFISDKPGPSPEDAALRDANLQTGYEFFQSWTWDKFPRILAATVEQPCPYFVEAYSVDSANCGPYGEALTKELFPYLEKKFRAIGKPYARFVEGASTGGWESLALQLKYPDYFGGTWTFNPDPISFRHYQLIDIYKDDNAFEVPLSSWMHAERSMKRTVEGQVLLTIRQLSALEAALGDKGRSGFQLECWEAIYGPVGEDGYPKPLWDKATGRIDHSVAAYMRDHGYDLTDYTERNWATLGPKLRGKLNIISGDMDWFYLNNAVYDFQAMIEKMGGPDYPARFVFGRPKKGHNWHHKDWAGVVQEMAAQALGNAPAGENTAQWHY
- a CDS encoding membrane dipeptidase, giving the protein MLKFDRREFIAAASATALATAARATAGTGFGAERYRNAVVIDAMGDIVDPDRTLPLEAPPSPRMLDDIKASGVTAVSLTLSVGLSGDRMAKAIRLIAVLDEKCAAAPQALLRVRTAADLKLAKKTGRLGLIYNLQDTELLENDLGRVETLGLLGLRQIQLTYNIRNAAGDGSNEPANSGLSLFGRQLVEELERQRIVMDLSHGGQNTIAEAIARAKRPPVISHTGCRDLIDLPRNVYDRELRALADKGGVVGIYLMPFLVLKGVAHKEDLIRHLEHAVKVCGEDHVGIGSDNAISTTVIDQAYRDAKRRSFETRSKQNVAAPGEGPDSIEIIPEYNDPLRYLHLADDLARRGWPAARIEKILGANFARVYGEVWGA
- a CDS encoding DUF885 domain-containing protein; protein product: MRFRAPNRREILASGVAMLVAAPMPLRAGQSEDARLNTFLDDAFDRLMARSPIRQSRIGVKTQQDRWDDISEAYAIEGAAEARSDLEALKGFNLSRLSHEAAISYRMFAFETRQQLEDFRWRRNNYLVSPMGGIHSTVAVTLQNNHPIETRADAAAYISRLSRVRPLMGQLVVELERQEGAGASLPRFSYDLVISDVENLLRGAPLEAGAADNPIFSDFKTKIADRPWPDSEKAAFIAQAAAALRDDFGPGYRDLLAHLKRAQLRATDDAGVWKLPQGQAYYRYKLEEATTLPETAAALHALGLREMERIHGEMRGVMKDLGHTGSLRDFFEFIRSDPALFYPNDDAGRAQFLSDATALLAEVVAREDEFLLHKPKSPIVVQAVEAWRAKSSPKAFYHHAPPDASRPGIFYINLYDMRAAPKYQLAAELFHEAVPGHHIETMLAYERTGLPKFRRFASIAAYSEGWALYSEGLAKELGLYKDPYQEFGRLSLAAMRAGRLVVDTGIHAMKWTREQATKYFDDNIPGTHYDNLREIDRYIVDPGVATAYYVGMMKILALRTKAKAALGAKFDLRTFHDAVLREGPLPLPMLEGNIDAWIASARS